TTTTACCGCGCGCCGGCTCCCGATGCCGCGCCGTTTGTGGAAATCGGCAGCAAGGTTGGCGAGAAATCGGTCGTGTGCATCATCGAAGCAATGAAACTGATGAACGAAATCGAAGCGGAAGTGACCGGCGAAATTGTCGACATTCTGGTGGAAAACGGCCAATTGGTGGAATTCGGACAACCGTTGTTTGTGGTGAAAACGGAATAGTCGGCGGCCCATTAGTTTGGAGGAGCAGGATATATGAAGTTTCAAAAAATACTGATTGCCAACCGCGGCGAAATCGCCGTTCGGATTATTCGCGCCTGCCGCGAACTGGGGATTTATTCCGTTGCCGTTTTTTCCGAAGCGGAGCGGGACGCCTTGCATGTGCGGATGGCGGATGAAGCTTATTGCATCGGACCGGCGCCGTCGAAAGACAGCTACCTGAATTTAACGAATGTGATGAGCGTGGCCACGTTGACGGAAGCCGACGCGATTCATCCCGGTTACGGGTTTCTTGCCGAGAACGCCAATTTTGCGGAAATATGCGAGGCGTGCAATATTGCGTTTATCGGACCGTCTGCGGAAGCGATTGCCAAAATGGGCGACAAGTCGGAAGCGAAGCAGACGATGAGGCGAGCCGATGTTCCGGTCATTCCCGGTTCGGACGGTTTGGTTGCGGATGATGATGAAGCGATCCGCATATGCCGCGAGATCGGCTATCCCGTTCTGATCAAAGCAACGGCGGGCGGCGGCGGAAAAGGGATACGCATCGCCGAGAATGAAGAGCAATTGCTTAAGCAAATGAATGCCGCGCGGCAGGAGGCGGAAAAATCATTCGGAAATGCCGGCGTTTATCTGGAAAAATATTTGACCGGCATGCGCCATGTGGAAATTCAAATACTTGCCGACAAGCACGGAAATGTCGTTCATCTGGGCGAACGCGATTGCTCGATCCAGCGCCGCCGGCAAAAACTGGTCGAGGAAGCGCCCAGCCCGGCGTTAACCCCGGAAATTCGCCGGCGAATGGGCGAAGCCGCCGTGCGCGCCGCCAAAGCGGTCAACTATTCCGGGGCGGGGACGCTGGAATTTTTGCTTGGGCCTGACGGCCATTTTTATTTCATGGAAATGAATACCCGCATACAGGTTGAACACCCGGTAACGGAACTGATTACAAACATTGATATTGTTAAAGAAATGATTTCGATTGCGGAAGGCAATCCGTTGTCATTTACGCAAGATGACGTGAAGTTAAACGGCTGGGCGATCGAATGCCGCGTCAACGCGGAAGACCCCGACCGCAATTTCGCCCCATCCCCGGGAACCATTCAAATGTATTTGCCGCCCGGCGGCTTTGGCGTGCGGGTAGACAGTGCGGTCTACCAGGGCTATTCGATTCCGCCGTTCTACGATTCGATGGTGGCGAAGCTGATCGTCTGGGGCAATACGCGCGATGAGGCGATTGCGCGAATGAAGAGGGCGCTGCAGGAATTTGTCGCGGCAGGCGTCAAGACGACGATTCCGTTCCATTTGAAACTGTTGCATCACAACAAATTCGTCAGCGGGGATTTTGACATCAAGTTTCTGGAAGAACATGACATCAACGACCCCGATTCATAATGAAAATTTGCCTTGGTTTGTCATAATGCGCAACAGATGGTATAGTAATAAAGTACAAGCGCTAAAGGAGGTGGATGTTCATGAATATGTTGGCCGCCGATTTTGAAAGGACGGAACTTGGGAACATTCAAATAGCTCCGGAAGTGATCGAAATTATCGCCGGATTGGCGACCATGGAAATCAAAGGCGTGGCCGGCATGAGCGGAGGCATCGCCGGAGGTTTTGCCGAATGGCTCGGGCGCAAAAACCTGGGCAAAGGCGTTAAAGTCGAGGTTGGCGAAAAAGAAGTTGCCGTAGATGTATCCATCATTGTTGAATTCGGCACCCCGATTCCGACGATCGCCGGAGAAATCCAGAAGAACGTCAAACAAGCGATTGCCGCCATGACCGGATTGGAAGTTGTAGAAGTAAACGTGCATGTTCATGATGTACATTTCAAAGGTGTGGATAAATTGCCTGATGAAGAAGGCCAAACCGCGCAACGGGTGAAATAGGCGAACGCAACAACAACTTTGCTCCGCATCCTGCTAACCCCCTACTTTGTCAGGGGGTTTACTCTAGTGAGAGAAAGGGACAAGCCGTATGGGGAAAGTCATTGATCGGGTTTTATTATTGCTTTATAGTATAACGGTGCTGGCTGCCTCAGTAACATTGATGGCATACGGTTTTCATTGGATTCATGCGGATAAAACGCTTGATTTTATCAGCACCGTGTACGAAGATACGAATTCCAGAATCGTTTTGGCTACCGGAGCCGTGTTATTGCTGTTAGTCAGCCTTCGCTTTTTATACATATCGGTTCGCCGGAATTACACAAGCGTTCCGTCTATCGATCAGCGCACGGATTTTGGCGATATCCGCATCTCGCTGGAAACGGTGGAGAATCTTTCGCTGAAATCCGCCGCGCGCATCAAGGGCGTTAAAGATTTGAAAGCAAGGGTAAACGTTTCCGATGCCGGCTTGGAAATTACGATCAGGGCGATTGTGGACGGCGAAAACTCGATCCCGCTGTTAACGGAAGAAGTGCAGCGCCAGGTAAAAGGGCATGTGGAGGAAATTACGGGTGTACCGGTAGCGTTCGTTTCCGTATATGTGGCGAATATTATCCAATCACACACGTTCAAAAGCCGGGTTGATTAGAGGTGAGGCTCTTGTTGAACGGTCTTTGGGAACATTATAAAGGCACGATGGTCGGTCTTGGCATCGGCGTCTTCCTGGGGATTATTTATTTGATTTTTGGCTTTTGGGATATGTTGGTATTCGCCTTTCTCGTCGCCGTTGGCGGCCATATCGGGCACAAAATCGATCGCGGTGAAGACGTTTTGCCGCTTAAAGAACTGTCGCATTGGTTATCGGAGAGATGGAACCTGTTTCGCTAGGGGCGCGGGCGATTGCCGGTTGGCCGGTTTGCCGCGCGGCCGTTGCTACCGTGGACGTGCTTCACGGTTTTTTTTTTGTTATACTGCTTAATGATATCAAAATTCAGTCCAAAAGTGGCAGGAGGCTCCAGCATGAAACGCAGACTTGCCCGGGCGATTGCCGTGCAAAGCTTGTACCATATGGAAATGAATGACTCCGGCGTCGAGGCTGCCATTTCCATGGCGATAAATGAAACAAAAGCGGAAAATAGCGACGATGCCGAAAACAATGAACCGATTCCCGAATACTTGCGCGGTTTGGTCGTCGAGACTTGGGGAAAAAAAGCCGTGCTCGACGATTTGCTTTCCGGTTATTTGAAGGGGTGGAAACTGGAGCGTTTGTCGAAAGTGGACCGTCAGATTTTGCGGGTTGCCGCCTATGAAATGTTGTACGGCAAAGATGTGCCGCCGAAAGCGGCGATCAATGAAGCGATCGAACTGGCGAAACATTTTGGCGATGACGAGTCGGGGAAATTCGTCAATGGGGTATTGGGGAACATGCTGAAAGATCTGGATGCAATCAAAGAAAAAATAAACGCATGATCATGAAGTTTAACTTTGGGAGGAAACGGACATGGCGGCAAAAATCATGAATGGAAAAGAAGTGGCGGAAGAGATTCGCGGCAAGCTTAAGCGGGATGTTGCCGATTTGCAGGCGAAAGGCGTAACCCCGGGCTTGACAGTTATTTTGGTCGGGGAAGACCCGGCATCGCAGGTGTACGTGCGCAATAAGGCCCGCGCATGCGAAAAATTGGGAATCGCCTCCACCGTGATCCGCTTGCCGGAGACCGCAACGCAAGCTGAAATTCTGGCGAAAATTGACGAATTGAACCGCGATCAAAACGTGCACGGCATTTTGGTGCAACTGCCGCTGCCGCGGCATATTTCCGAAGAAGCGGTCATAGAGAGCATCGCGCCGGAAAAAGACGTCGACGGTTTTCACCCGATCTCTGCCGGCAGTCTGTTGATCGGCAGCGAACGCGGTTATTTGCCCTGCACCCCTGCCGGCATCATAGAATTGATCAAACGGACGGGAATGGACTTGAACGGAAAACATGCGGTGGTTGTAGGGCGCAGCAATATTGTCGGCAAACCGGTTGCGCTGTTGCTGTTGCGCGAAAACGCGACGGTAACAATATGCCATTCCCGTACGAAACAGTTGGAGGAAATCACGCGGCAGGCTGATGTTCTGGTCGTGGCCGTCGGCAAGCCCGGCCTGATCAAGCGTAGCGGCGTGAAGCCGGGGGCGGTCGTCATTGATGTCGGCTCTCCGGCGGGCGATGTCGACTTTGCCGATGTCGCGCAAGTGGCCGGATATATTACGCCCGTTCCCGGCGGAGTGGGGCCGATGACGATAACCATGCTGCTGAAAAACACCGTGGAAGCCGCCCAAAAAATCGCCGGACGATAATGCGAAAAGAGGCTGTGCAGATGGCTGAACAAAGACGGATTCTCACCGTCAAAGATTTAACCCGCTATATCAAGATGAAATTCGATTCCGACACGCTGCTGCAGGAAGTTTGGGTGCGCGGCGAAATTTCCAATTTCACGCATCATAACAGCGGGCATATGTATTTCACCTTGAAAGATGAAGACAGCAGGGTAAAATGCGTCATGTTCGCGACCCATAATCAGCGGCTCGGCTTCATCCCGAAAAACGGCGGCAACGTACTGGCGCGCGGCAGCATATCGGTATACGAACGCGACGGCCAATACCAATTTTATGTGACGCATATGCAACCGGACGGCATCGGCAATTTGTATTTGGCTTATGAGCAGTTGAAACAACGGCTGGAGGCGGAAGGATTGTTCGCGCCTGAGCGCAAACGCCCGTTGCCGCGATTTCCCCGCGCGGTCGGCGTGATTACTTCTCCGACCGGGGCGGCTGTCCGGGATATCATCACCACTTTGCAGCGGCGTTATCCGGCTGTCCCCATTTTGCTTTTTCCGGTGCATGTGCAAGGTGAGCTTGCGCCGCCGTCCATTGTGAAAGCGATTGAAGAAATGAACCGGCTTGGCGAAGTGGATGTGCTGATCATAGGCAGGGGAGGCGGCTCTATCGAGGAATTATGGGCATTTAATGAGGAAAGTGTGGCGCGCGGCATAGCGGCTTCCCGCATTCCCGTCATATCCGCGGTGGGGCATGAAACCGATTTTACGATCGCCGATTTTGTCGCCGATGTGCGCGCGGCAACGCCTACCGCCGCCGCGGAGCTTGCCGTTCCGCAGCATGTGGAGCTGCGGGAGCGCCTGCACCGCCTGAAATATGAGTTGCGGCAAAATCTGAGCGCGCTACTTTCGCGCAAACGGGATGAGCTCGAGCGGCTGCGGCGCGCGCCGCAACTTATGAACCCGATGCGGCAGCTATTGCAGCCGAAAGAAAGACTGGATCGGGCGACCGAACAATTGATCTATAAAATCCGCGGAAAAATGTTTACCGCGCGCCGGCAAATGGACGCGTGGGAACGCCGCATCTCCCGCCAACATCCCGGTGAGCGGCTTTCCCTGGCCAGGGAAAAAGTCGCGGCGCGCAAAAAAGAGCTGCCGCGATTGATGAAGCAGCTGTGCGCGGAAAAGCGGACACGGACAAGCGCCCTAATCCGCCAACTGGATGCGCTTAGCCCGCTGAAAGTAATGGATCGCGGTTACAGCCTGGTATATGCAAATGATGGCCGGACATTGGTCAAATCAATCAACGGCGTTGCCCCCGGCGACATTGTCAGCGTGCGGCTGGCGGATGGCAATATGCGCTGCGAGGTATTAACGCGGCATGGGGAAGGGGAACAGGCATGAGCACTGAACAAATCAGTTTTGAAGAAGCTTTG
The DNA window shown above is from Bacilli bacterium and carries:
- the nusB gene encoding transcription antitermination factor NusB, which translates into the protein MKRRLARAIAVQSLYHMEMNDSGVEAAISMAINETKAENSDDAENNEPIPEYLRGLVVETWGKKAVLDDLLSGYLKGWKLERLSKVDRQILRVAAYEMLYGKDVPPKAAINEAIELAKHFGDDESGKFVNGVLGNMLKDLDAIKEKINA
- the amaP gene encoding alkaline shock response membrane anchor protein AmaP, whose product is MGKVIDRVLLLLYSITVLAASVTLMAYGFHWIHADKTLDFISTVYEDTNSRIVLATGAVLLLLVSLRFLYISVRRNYTSVPSIDQRTDFGDIRISLETVENLSLKSAARIKGVKDLKARVNVSDAGLEITIRAIVDGENSIPLLTEEVQRQVKGHVEEITGVPVAFVSVYVANIIQSHTFKSRVD
- a CDS encoding biotin/lipoyl-containing protein codes for the protein FYRAPAPDAAPFVEIGSKVGEKSVVCIIEAMKLMNEIEAEVTGEIVDILVENGQLVEFGQPLFVVKTE
- the folD gene encoding bifunctional methylenetetrahydrofolate dehydrogenase/methenyltetrahydrofolate cyclohydrolase FolD, producing the protein MAAKIMNGKEVAEEIRGKLKRDVADLQAKGVTPGLTVILVGEDPASQVYVRNKARACEKLGIASTVIRLPETATQAEILAKIDELNRDQNVHGILVQLPLPRHISEEAVIESIAPEKDVDGFHPISAGSLLIGSERGYLPCTPAGIIELIKRTGMDLNGKHAVVVGRSNIVGKPVALLLLRENATVTICHSRTKQLEEITRQADVLVVAVGKPGLIKRSGVKPGAVVIDVGSPAGDVDFADVAQVAGYITPVPGGVGPMTITMLLKNTVEAAQKIAGR
- a CDS encoding Asp23/Gls24 family envelope stress response protein translates to MNMLAADFERTELGNIQIAPEVIEIIAGLATMEIKGVAGMSGGIAGGFAEWLGRKNLGKGVKVEVGEKEVAVDVSIIVEFGTPIPTIAGEIQKNVKQAIAAMTGLEVVEVNVHVHDVHFKGVDKLPDEEGQTAQRVK
- the xseA gene encoding exodeoxyribonuclease VII large subunit, with translation MAEQRRILTVKDLTRYIKMKFDSDTLLQEVWVRGEISNFTHHNSGHMYFTLKDEDSRVKCVMFATHNQRLGFIPKNGGNVLARGSISVYERDGQYQFYVTHMQPDGIGNLYLAYEQLKQRLEAEGLFAPERKRPLPRFPRAVGVITSPTGAAVRDIITTLQRRYPAVPILLFPVHVQGELAPPSIVKAIEEMNRLGEVDVLIIGRGGGSIEELWAFNEESVARGIAASRIPVISAVGHETDFTIADFVADVRAATPTAAAELAVPQHVELRERLHRLKYELRQNLSALLSRKRDELERLRRAPQLMNPMRQLLQPKERLDRATEQLIYKIRGKMFTARRQMDAWERRISRQHPGERLSLAREKVAARKKELPRLMKQLCAEKRTRTSALIRQLDALSPLKVMDRGYSLVYANDGRTLVKSINGVAPGDIVSVRLADGNMRCEVLTRHGEGEQA
- a CDS encoding DUF2273 domain-containing protein, which produces MNGLWEHYKGTMVGLGIGVFLGIIYLIFGFWDMLVFAFLVAVGGHIGHKIDRGEDVLPLKELSHWLSERWNLFR
- the accC gene encoding acetyl-CoA carboxylase biotin carboxylase subunit, with the translated sequence MKFQKILIANRGEIAVRIIRACRELGIYSVAVFSEAERDALHVRMADEAYCIGPAPSKDSYLNLTNVMSVATLTEADAIHPGYGFLAENANFAEICEACNIAFIGPSAEAIAKMGDKSEAKQTMRRADVPVIPGSDGLVADDDEAIRICREIGYPVLIKATAGGGGKGIRIAENEEQLLKQMNAARQEAEKSFGNAGVYLEKYLTGMRHVEIQILADKHGNVVHLGERDCSIQRRRQKLVEEAPSPALTPEIRRRMGEAAVRAAKAVNYSGAGTLEFLLGPDGHFYFMEMNTRIQVEHPVTELITNIDIVKEMISIAEGNPLSFTQDDVKLNGWAIECRVNAEDPDRNFAPSPGTIQMYLPPGGFGVRVDSAVYQGYSIPPFYDSMVAKLIVWGNTRDEAIARMKRALQEFVAAGVKTTIPFHLKLLHHNKFVSGDFDIKFLEEHDINDPDS